Below is a window of Armatimonadota bacterium DNA.
GGTTCGCATCCGTGAACCGGCCCGTCGACTCCACGACGATGTCGGCGCCGACGCTGTCCCACGGGATGTTGCCCGGGTCGGTTTCCTTGAAGACCTTGATGTCGTAACCCGCGACTTGGATCGAATCGTCATCGTGCTTGACGTCGCCAGAGTAAGGGCCGTAGACCGTGTCCCACCGGAAGAGGTGGGCGTTCGTGGCCACGTCCGTCAGGTCGTTGAGACCGACCACCTCGATGTTCCCCTTATGCCGCTCGATGATCGTGCGGAGCGAAAGGCGTCCGATGCGTCCGAAACCGTTGATGCCGACTCTGACAGCCATGTCTTGAGTCTACCGACGGACACCTCAGAGCCCAGGGACGCAACATAATCCATACGTGTCTGGACCGCTCTCGACCGTTTCCCGAATCCGATCTGCGACGTGCCACCGTTCGAGCAGCTACGACCGTTCCGGCGGCAACGATGATTGGGTGGCCGTCCCAGCAGGCGCCACCCACACTCTTTTGGACACGTCGGGCCCCGGCCGGGTGACACACCTCTGGGTGACGATGCTCGCGAAGGACGATCCTGAAATCCGGAGGAACATGGTGATCCGGGCGTATTGGGACGGGCAAGACCATCCGAGCGTCGAAGCCCCGATCGGCGACTTTTTCGGTCAAGGTTGGGCTCTCAACTACAACTTTACGTCCCTTCCTTTAGCCGCTGCGCCGAGAGACGGCTTGTCGCTCGTGTCGTACTGGCCTATGCCGTTCGGGAGCCATGCCCGCATCACGGTCGAGAACCAAGGACCCCACGACTGCGACCATTTTTACTACTACGTCGACACCGAGCACGGAGACATCGGGGAGGACGAGGGCCGGTTCCACGCTTGGTACAACCAGGAGTTGACCCTTAACGAGTCCGGTGACGGACGTGAGAACGCGTGGATCGACGGTTCGACCGATCCGAAGAACACGACGGGCCGGGACAACTACGTCTTCTGTGACGTCGAAGGCACGGGCCATTTCGTCGGTGTCAACTTCTTCGTCCACTCCCCGAGCCCCCCTTGGCCGGGCGAAGGGGACGACATGTTCTTCGTCGACGGCGAGCCCTGGCCAGGCCTCCACGGTACCGGGACCGAAGACTATTTCAACACGGCTTGGGGGCCGGACGAGCACTACCTGCACCCTTATTTCGGCATCGCCTATGCCCCTGGGAGGAACAACGACGATCCGCGGTTCGGTTGGCTCGGCCGGATGCACTACTACCGCTTCCACCTAGAAGACCCGATCCGGTTCAGGTCGAGCCTCAGGGCCTCGATCGAGCACGGACACGCGAACGGCCTGGTCCTTGATCTTGCGAGCGTCGCGTATTGGTACCAGTCGCACCCGTCACGTCCTTTTCCCGAACTTCCGCCCGCGTCGGCCCGGTCGCCGAGAAAGCCGACGATCGTCGAATCCGTCCACCGTTGGAGGCACGAATGGCTTCAGAGGAGGCCGGGCGCCCCTGGTTGGGGGGACGAAGCGTAAAGTAGACCTTCGGTCGAGAACCGAGGGTATTGGGCCACAATAAAGGACAGCATGCGCGTGGGACTCTGGGTCATAGGCGTCTCCGTCCTCGCCGGTGCGGCCGGTTGTTCCAACCCGTCGTACTCGCCCGTCGGGATGGGGCGGGGCCAAACGATGATGATGCCTTCCGAGATCCCGGCATCGAACAAGCTCAATCAGCCGGCCGGGGACAAAGACCGGTCAGCAACGGAAGGCGGCACCGTCCCGGACGCACCCGTGGACGGGGTCCGACGACCAGACCAGGGCGGGCAGCCGCAGGCGCCGCCGACTGGGGACGGGACGACTCCTGGTTCGCCAGACCGCGCCCAGCTTTGAGTACTCTTGCCCGATGCCGAGCCCGCTCGACGGCCTCTTGACCCTTTCCACGGCCCGCTCCAAGCGTGTGTCCAGCTATGACCCGAGCGGGGGCAACCGTGATTCACGGAGCTTCGGCGTCGGGGAAACGTTCGTCCTGGCGGACATCCCAGGCGCGGGAATCGTGCGGCACATCTGGATCACGCTGAGCAGTAAGGACCTGATGTCGAGGAAGAACCTGGTCCTGCGGATGTACTGGGACGGTCAGGAGCATCCTTCGGTCGAAGCGCCTCTGGGCGACTTCTTCGGCCAAGGGTGGGGCATGAAATACGACTTCGTGTCGCTCCCTCTCGCTTCGGCCCCCAAAGAAGGCCACGCCCTCGTCTCCTATTGGCCGATGCCCTTTGGACAG
It encodes the following:
- a CDS encoding DUF2961 domain-containing protein — encoded protein: MSGPLSTVSRIRSATCHRSSSYDRSGGNDDWVAVPAGATHTLLDTSGPGRVTHLWVTMLAKDDPEIRRNMVIRAYWDGQDHPSVEAPIGDFFGQGWALNYNFTSLPLAAAPRDGLSLVSYWPMPFGSHARITVENQGPHDCDHFYYYVDTEHGDIGEDEGRFHAWYNQELTLNESGDGRENAWIDGSTDPKNTTGRDNYVFCDVEGTGHFVGVNFFVHSPSPPWPGEGDDMFFVDGEPWPGLHGTGTEDYFNTAWGPDEHYLHPYFGIAYAPGRNNDDPRFGWLGRMHYYRFHLEDPIRFRSSLRASIEHGHANGLVLDLASVAYWYQSHPSRPFPELPPASARSPRKPTIVESVHRWRHEWLQRRPGAPGWGDEA